The DNA region cgtctgtgggaaagtgAGGTTGATCGATCCAAGTTCGTGACGATGGCAGCAAAGCTCGAAGCAGAAAAATTCTCGGGCAAAAACGACTATGGCCTATGGAAGCTCAAGATGCGAGCGGTTCTTGTACAGCAAGAGTTATCGGCTGCTCTGACTTCGGCTGAAGCAGATGGGAAAGCCAAGGGTCCGCTGATGGATGATAAAGCCCATGCAAAGTATGATGAAATGCAAATGAAGGCGCATAGTGCGGTTATCTTGTGCTTAGGCGACAAGGTTCTGAGAGAGGTTCAAGGGGAGACCACAGCTGCTGGGATCTTGAAGAAACTTGATGAAGTCTACATGGCCAAATCACTGGCTAACAGGTTATATATGAAACGAAGGCTTTATTCCTATAGTTTCTCTGAAAGTAAGTCCATTATGGAGCAGCTTGAAGATTTTTGCAAGAGTGTAGATGATCTGGAAGCAGTAGATGTAAAGATGAATGATGAGGATAAGGCAATCCTGGTGTTGAATGCGTTGCCGAGCTCCTACGATCAGTTGAGAGATGCTATTCTCTATGGTAGGGACAAGCCTATCACATACAATGAGGTCTACACGGCTCTGATGGCAAAAGAGTTGCAAAACTGTGGATCTAGATCAGGCGAGCCTCGGGCAGAATCTCTAAATGTCAAGAAATGGAACAAcaaaaaattcaagaaaccgTTTGAGAGGCCAAAAGCTGATGGATCTGGTGTCAAGGAGACAAGATCGTGTCATTGGTGTAAGAAACCGGGGCATTTGAAAAGGGATTGCTTCGGGTGGAAGAAGAAAATGGCATCTGAGGGCAAATCACACACCAATCTGGTTAGTAGTGATGGTGAAGAAGTAGCTGAGGTGATGAATGTGGTTGATAGAGTTGAGAGGGGTTCCTGGATAATGGACTCTGGGTGTTCATTTCACATTTGTCCAAACAAAGAATGGTTCCATGATCTCTCTGAAGCAAGGGGGTCAGTACTACTTGGCAACAACAAAGCTTGTGACATTATTGGAGTAGGGAGCATAAAGCTGAAGCTGTCTGATGGATCTGTTGAAATCTTGACTGATGTCAGGTGTATTCCAGAGGTTAAGAGGAACCTGATATCACTTGGAACTCTTGAAAGAAAGGGGTACTCGTTTGTTTCTGAAAATGGTGAAATGAGGGTGCTCAAGGACCAGGCAGTCAAGTTGGTGGCTCACAGAGCAGGTAGTCTTTATTATCTGCAGGCTACTGCTGTTACTGGAGAATCTAATGCCACAACCTTGAGTGAGTTAAGAAGATGGCACTTGAGGTTGGGTCATCCTGCAGATGGAACAATGAAAGCTCTGATCAGAAATGGAAGTATTGAAGTCAGAGGAcatgagcaaatggagaagtGTGAAGATTGTTTGTTGGGAAAAGCAAAGAAACTATCATTCCCAACAGGTAACCATAGCTCATCCTCACCTCTTGATTACATACACTCAGATTTATGGGGGCCATCTCCTGTTAAAAGCCTTGGTGGTGGGAGATATTACATGTCCATAGTGGACGATTTCTCAAGAAAGGTATGGGTCTTTATTTTAAAAGAGAAGTCTGAAGCTTTCTTGACTTTCAAGACATGGTGTAAAGAAACGCAGACAGAAAAGGGGATGACTCCAAAGGTTCTGAGAACAGATAATGGGCTGGAATATTTGTCCAATGAGTTTGATGGGTATTGCAAGGAAATGGGCATTAAACGACACAGAACCGTTCCAGCTAATCCACAGCAAAATGGAACTGCAGAGAGATTAAATCGAACCTTGCTTGAGAGAGTGAGGTGCTTGTTATCTTATTCAGGTATGGGAAAGGAGTTCTGGGCTGAAGCAGTTAGTACAGCTGCTTACTTGTTGAATAAGTGTCCATCCTCTGCTATTGGTGGATCTGTTCCAGATGAGAAATGGCATGGTTCAAAGTCAGACTACTCAAGGCTGAGACCTTTTGGATGTAAAGCGTTTGCACACATTAAGCAAGGGAAACTGAATCCTAGAGCATTGCAGTGTGTTATGATAGGGTATCCAAAGGGTGTGAAGGGTTATAGATTGTGGTGCTTGGAGCCAAACAACCAGAAGATCATCATTAGCCGAGATGTTGTTTTTCTTGAGGAGGAAATGCCTTTCCTGAGTCCTAAAGAGCCTGGAAACCAGGCTGATGAAGCAACTGATGTTACTAATTTTGATGTGTCATCAAGAATAGAGTCTGATGAGGCAGGTGGAGCATCTGGTATTGAACAAGACTCAGAGGATGCCCATGAGACAGCAACAAATGTTTCTCAACAGCCTCAGATGGGAAATGACAGACCAAGAAGAGAAACAAGAAAGCCAGCCAGGTTTGATGATTATGAGCTATATTATGCTCTTCATATGGCTGAGCAACTGGAGTCCACTGAGCCTAAAACCTACACTGAGGCCATGAATGGACCAGAGAAAAATCAGTGGTTGCAGGCTATGAGGGAAGAAATAGAGTCTCTAATAAACAACAGAACATGGATTCTAGTAGACAAAGCAGATTCCAGAAAAACCATTGGGTGCAAATGGGTGTATAAAAAGAAATTGGAAACAGCTGATGCACACAAGGTCAGGTATAAAGCAAGACTTGTTGCTAAAGGGTTCAATCAAGAAGAGGGGGTCGATTTTAATGAGGTATTTTCACCTGTGGTTAAGCACAATTCCATACGAATATTGCTGGCAGTGGCAGCAAGGGAAGGCTGGGAATTGGAGCAATTGGATGTTAAAACGGCTTTCCTAAATGGAGACTTggaagaaacaatttatatgAGTCAGCCACAAGGTTTTGAGGTACCTGGAATGGAAGAAAAGGTATGCTTGTTGAAGAAGAGTCTTTATGGACTAAAACAAAGTAGCCGGCAATGGTACTTAAAATTTGGAGAAAGCTTGAGTAATTTGGGATTTGTTAGATCCTTATATGATAGCTGTGTTTTTGTCAAGAAGCAGCCTCATAAAGGACCTATCTATTTGCtcttatatgtagatgacatgctcATCTCAGGACCTGATCTGACAGAGATTAAGAAGGTGAAGAAACAGCTCAGTTCagattttgaaatgaaggacttgggaggTGCAAGAAGGATTCTTGGTATGGATATACTCAGAGATAGAGAAGGTGGGAGAATCTGGTTATTTCAGTCAGATTATATTCACAAGATCCTCAAGAGATTCAGGCTTGACAATATGAGAAGCACTGCCACACCTCTTGCTATGCATTTCAAATTGACTAAGGAACAGAGGGCCAAaacagaagaagaaagaagggaGGTGGAGCTGGTACCTTATTCTAATATAGTAGGAAGCCTGATGTATCTAATGATATGCACTAGGCCCGATCTTGCTCAAGCTATAAGCACTACTAGCAGATACATGACAGACTTTGGCAAATCACACTGGAGTGCACTGAAATGGTGTCTGAGGTATCTGATTGGTACTGAAAAGTTTGGGATTCTGTACTCAAACAAGGGAGGAGATGAGAAGGAGCCCTTAGTGGGATATTGTGACTCAGATTATGCTTCAAATCTGGACACAAGAAGATCTCAAACAGGGTATGTTTTCAATTTATATGGCTCTGCGGTTTGCTGGAAATCTTCTTTACAGAATGTGGTTGCTCTTTCAtcaactgaggcagaatatattgCCTTAACATCAGCAGTTAAGGAAGGAAAGTGGCTACTGGGGTTGATAGCAGAATTTGGAGTAAACCAAGCCAGTGTCACTATACATTGTGATAATAGTGGTGCTTTGTGTTTAGCTAAGCATCAAATGttccatgaaaggagcaagcatatCGATGTTAGGATGCACTTCATAAGGGACGAGGTGGAGTGTGGAAGGGTGAAGTTAGTGAAGATAAGTACAGAGCATAATCCAGCTGATATGCTCACAAAACCATTGAGCAAGGAGAAATTCTTGTATTGCTGCAGACTGATTCGAATGTGTGTAGTTAATGATTGATTGTTGCTTCATCAGttaaggtggagattgttggGATTGTAACTAGATGGAGCAACGTGAAGCTGCATGGAAAGGATCATGAGGATTGCTACACACAATCAAGGAAGCAAGTTCAAAAGTTGGTTAAGAACCAACGGCTACTAGCCGTTAGGTTTGGTTGTTGATAGCGGTTAAGTTTGGATTGAGCTTAGCTGCTGTAACTGATTAAGAAGTAAAATCTTGTTCACTTCATTTAGTTTTCTTGTTGTGTATAAATAGTTGTAGTCGAGCTCATTTGTAATTCAATTCGGTTTACATTGATTTCCAGATATTGAATAAAGCTTACATTCTTTCTCCAACACTTTACTCTCCCAATTTACTTCTTCATATTGTTCTTGTCGATCAATCTTCGATTTTATCATGATTTGTACTTATTTTTACTTTGTGTGAATAAAATTACAGAACAAAGATACATATATTATTGGGATAAATGATAcaacaacaaacacattgcACTTATTCCTACTCCTTTATTTGGGTGAAGTCTCAGAATTTGATCTCAATAGCCCATCTGTACATTTCCTCTTCTGGCACGGGAATGGAGAGACTCGCCAGCCCCGTGGCAGATTCATAGTCGAAATCAGTCTCAGTGCCGCCCACAGTGCACTTCAATGGCCACTgagaagagtaggcgccaaaGCGGCCGCATCCCCTGACTTTGAGTGTGATGCTGCTGCTATCAGAGATGTTGTCGCACTGCTCCACAGCGCCACCACTGTTGAACATGTCGAGTAGGCCGATTGGCGCGAAGGAAATGTCTCCTGTGATCTTCTGCTTTTTTTAGAAGAAAATAGGTTAGTTTAACTTTCTTTTGTAATGGTGGGTGGGAGCTAGCTTGCTAGCCATGTTATAGTTGATTTTCTTTAGGGAGAACTGACCTTGAGAGGGCAGATATGGTAGAGCTCATACTCGAGAACCTTGAGTGTGACCGGGAGGGAAGCGCCTTTAGGCAGGCGGACTAACTCGCCAGATCTGTGCGCGTAGGCAATGGCATCACCGTTCCAATCTGGTCCAGCAAGTTGGGCAATGCCATTAACGTCCGTAGCTTGAACGGAGCCAGTGAGCGTGCCGGGGGAGGCATCATGGATGCGCGTCTTCTTCTCTATCTTGCACCAGCCTGCACCTTGGCAGTTGAAGACGCCAACTACACCTGAACACTTGTTTGCATTCCAGATTTTGAGCAAGCTGGCATGGTACTGGACATTAGTTCTCCCTGAAAACAGGGGAcagataaaaaaagaaatttggaCAAGATCGTGGCTCGCAAACCTTGTTCCGTCTCTAGCTGGATCAACGAAGAGGCAGTCTATTGTAGGTCGTCCAGGAAGTTGTGCACGAAGAACTGATCCGTCAGGAAGAACCAACTTTTTCAACAGCTCGAAGTTGTGGTTACCGGGCTTGTCACTGTTTCAAAGAACAAGGATGAGATTTCACAACACCAAATATGAACTGAAGTCGAAAAAGATAGAGTGGAGGAATAGCAAAATTACCTCACATAAATTGAGCATCCTCCTATAGCTCTAGCTGCAGCATGATAGTCAGCAGCAGGGTGCAGACTCTGCAACAGCAGGCAAAAGTCAGCACTACTTTACCAAGTAATGTTGAAGAAGAAGGTGCAAGAGAAATACTCACGTGAAACATATCCCAATCAGGCTGCATAAATTCTCCTAAGAAAATGGTGTTATAAGCTACTGAAGAAATGTGGATGGTGTGGGAAGCAGGATCACGAGGGTAGTAATCGTCAGAAGCTCTGACCACAGCAGTCTGTCTGGCGCTGTAGATTCCGTCAGTGTTGTGGCACATGCAAGAGATGCATCCGTTATCAGCAAAGTTGCGAGCAATGGAAGCTTCGAGGGCCTGATGGTAGCTACGAGTGAGAGAAACTCTGCCTCCATGGCCAGCTCCAAGAGTCTCGATGATGTTCTGCACATCAACTTTTACTCCATCTACTCCACAGGAAGCCAAATACGCATGAAGCTCGTTGTAGAAATTGAATACTTTCTTCGGAGGCACAAGGCCCAATCCATGCACAGCAAGACTATCCATGACAATGTCTGGTTGGTTCCCCGTTACACCGGGAGACTGCACAGGATATGCCAAAGCAGTGTCGTAGTGTTCCATCCCGGGACCTGCAGGCTGCACTCCACCCCAGTAACCCGCTAGAGCATGCCACACGTACACGAATCTGTAGTAGAAATAACAGAAAATTTACATTTAGTCCACAGCTCATAGTTATAACGAAAACTTTCTAGTCCGCTAGGAAACCATAATTATCCATAAGTCATAACGACataaaaacataacaacataTGTGCAGTAGAAAGATCAAGTTGAAGAACTTACTTGACATTATGCTGTTCCTTGGCATCTTTCACAACATGCTTCAGACCTGAGTCTTGTTCTTCGatctttccattttttttaaacttaGCATTCTCTTTAATTCCTGTTAGTCGGTTCGCAAACCTAAGAATGGAAGCAGTCACATATGCGGATTAGGTTAAAACTGAATCTTGTAGTCGAAAAAGTGATGATAATTGCTAACATGGTTTGTTAAGCCAGCTTGAATCTTATCAAATTCCATAACAAACATCTGGTTATATTAACTGACTTTTAAATTGCAAGCTCTATGATATACTGCATGAATCTTATCAAATTTTGATATTATGAACAACCATAACACCCGACAGAGAACAGCCATGTGATTGTTGTGTGTAAACTAAATCTGAAATTTAACTGACATGATTGAGTTAGTAGGTGTCTTACTGGGCTCCTTCTTGTACAACGCAATTTGGATCATTCTTTGCCTCGTTGCCAATCTGCTGCCAACCATCATCAATGATTAGGAAGCGTGGTGGTGTACCTCCCTTAGACAAACTGCAAAATGAAATATGATTTCAGAAACCTATACAAATATCCCAACTTTTTATTTGTTACTTCTATTATTTAGGTCCAAGAAATTCAGCAACTGTACCTCTTGAGTCCTTCTTCAACACCCTCAGCAGTGACATCAGTATAAAATGCATCCCACGTGCACCATCCAAACCAGTCAAGGAAAGCAGGCAACTTCAAGGAGTCCAAAATGcatttatgaaaaatattagCATAAAATTAGATATTATGTCTTTGGACTTGGTCCGTAAATGTTATATATACTGATCAGAACCTTTTCttaccttcttcttctctcgGTGATGAAATGTTTGCATATGTTTCTCAACAGCTCTGTTTTACAAAGGACAAAATTAATCTATCGGTGAATAACCATGCAAATACAACTTCATAAGAGAAACAACACCTTACTTGACAGCCTGATCGATGACTTCAAAAGGATTGAGCCCAGCGTGCATGTAAACTAGGTGAAGTCCTTGGTCTGTCTCAACTGCATTGTCTCCTGCAACAAACGACATAAAAAACATGGTCATTCCTATCCTTTCGAACTCTTTGTTTCATGGTTAATCACTTCAACCCAATGAAGCCTACTATTATATGCATTTGACTAAAGGGAAAACTGAGTTTTCCAACTTAGAGGTTTTTGCCTTGGATAACAATCTATGGCCATCCTACAGacccttaaattt from Salvia splendens isolate huo1 chromosome 9, SspV2, whole genome shotgun sequence includes:
- the LOC121748599 gene encoding probable galactinol--sucrose galactosyltransferase 2 isoform X1; translation: MIPRSYLRISTVVRLSCAVRLYGRENLNLFGVNSEALLKRTKMTVTPNISVNDGNLVIYGKTIITGVPENIVVTPGSGLGLVAGAFIGATASHSKSLHVFPVGVLEDVRFMCLFRFKLWWMTQRMGTGGKDIPLETQFMLIESKDASEGEDAPTIYTVLLPILEGPFRAALQGNDKSELEICLESGDNAVETDQGLHLVYMHAGLNPFEVIDQAVKAVEKHMQTFHHREKKKLPAFLDWFGWCTWDAFYTDVTAEGVEEGLKSLSKGGTPPRFLIIDDGWQQIGNEAKNDPNCVVQEGAQFANRLTGIKENAKFKKNGKIEEQDSGLKHVVKDAKEQHNVKFVYVWHALAGYWGGVQPAGPGMEHYDTALAYPVQSPGVTGNQPDIVMDSLAVHGLGLVPPKKVFNFYNELHAYLASCGVDGVKVDVQNIIETLGAGHGGRVSLTRSYHQALEASIARNFADNGCISCMCHNTDGIYSARQTAVVRASDDYYPRDPASHTIHISSVAYNTIFLGEFMQPDWDMFHSLHPAADYHAAARAIGGCSIYVSDKPGNHNFELLKKLVLPDGSVLRAQLPGRPTIDCLFVDPARDGTSLLKIWNANKCSGVVGVFNCQGAGWCKIEKKTRIHDASPGTLTGSVQATDVNGIAQLAGPDWNGDAIAYAHRSGELVRLPKGASLPVTLKVLEYELYHICPLKKITGDISFAPIGLLDMFNSGGAVEQCDNISDSSSITLKVRGCGRFGAYSSQWPLKCTVGGTETDFDYESATGLASLSIPVPEEEMYRWAIEIKF
- the LOC121748599 gene encoding probable galactinol--sucrose galactosyltransferase 2 isoform X2; its protein translation is MTVTPNISVNDGNLVIYGKTIITGVPENIVVTPGSGLGLVAGAFIGATASHSKSLHVFPVGVLEDVRFMCLFRFKLWWMTQRMGTGGKDIPLETQFMLIESKDASEGEDAPTIYTVLLPILEGPFRAALQGNDKSELEICLESGDNAVETDQGLHLVYMHAGLNPFEVIDQAVKAVEKHMQTFHHREKKKLPAFLDWFGWCTWDAFYTDVTAEGVEEGLKSLSKGGTPPRFLIIDDGWQQIGNEAKNDPNCVVQEGAQFANRLTGIKENAKFKKNGKIEEQDSGLKHVVKDAKEQHNVKFVYVWHALAGYWGGVQPAGPGMEHYDTALAYPVQSPGVTGNQPDIVMDSLAVHGLGLVPPKKVFNFYNELHAYLASCGVDGVKVDVQNIIETLGAGHGGRVSLTRSYHQALEASIARNFADNGCISCMCHNTDGIYSARQTAVVRASDDYYPRDPASHTIHISSVAYNTIFLGEFMQPDWDMFHSLHPAADYHAAARAIGGCSIYVSDKPGNHNFELLKKLVLPDGSVLRAQLPGRPTIDCLFVDPARDGTSLLKIWNANKCSGVVGVFNCQGAGWCKIEKKTRIHDASPGTLTGSVQATDVNGIAQLAGPDWNGDAIAYAHRSGELVRLPKGASLPVTLKVLEYELYHICPLKKITGDISFAPIGLLDMFNSGGAVEQCDNISDSSSITLKVRGCGRFGAYSSQWPLKCTVGGTETDFDYESATGLASLSIPVPEEEMYRWAIEIKF